One region of Exiguobacterium acetylicum genomic DNA includes:
- a CDS encoding YhdH/YhfP family quinone oxidoreductase, producing MEHTFSAFVVREVDGSYEGNIETKHVDDLPEGDILIRVTHSCVNYKDALSMSGNRGVTKSYPHTPGVDAAGYIEQTTDARFQPGQAVVVNGFDFGMNTSGGFQEYIRVPADWVTLLPESIRPLEAMQYGTAGLTAAQSVDELLRIVSKDAGPILVTGATGGVGTIAIALLIRLGYTVHAVTGKRVEQERLLKKGVAEVLDRTTFLEETDRPLKKGLYAGVIDTVGGPLLASVIRFVQYGGVVTTCGNVGGAEMTLTVYPFILRGVRLIGIDAVQTSIAYREELWQRLAGDWKVDLASEVDIKTLNDLSEIAEALLTSRHRGRTVIEI from the coding sequence ATGGAACACACTTTTTCAGCATTCGTCGTTCGAGAAGTCGATGGATCATACGAGGGGAATATCGAGACAAAGCACGTCGATGATTTACCAGAAGGAGATATTCTGATTCGTGTCACGCACTCATGCGTCAACTATAAGGATGCTTTATCGATGTCGGGTAATCGTGGGGTGACGAAATCCTATCCGCATACACCAGGCGTTGACGCAGCAGGATATATCGAACAAACGACAGATGCACGGTTTCAACCTGGTCAAGCCGTCGTCGTCAATGGCTTTGATTTCGGGATGAACACTTCAGGCGGATTTCAAGAATACATACGCGTACCAGCAGATTGGGTGACGCTACTTCCAGAATCCATTCGTCCATTAGAAGCGATGCAATATGGAACAGCCGGATTGACGGCAGCACAATCAGTCGATGAATTGTTACGAATCGTCTCGAAGGATGCAGGACCGATCCTCGTGACTGGAGCGACGGGAGGCGTTGGTACGATTGCAATCGCTTTACTCATTCGCTTAGGGTACACGGTACATGCCGTGACTGGAAAACGAGTAGAACAAGAACGATTGCTCAAAAAGGGAGTGGCTGAGGTACTAGACCGCACGACATTCCTAGAAGAAACCGATCGTCCTCTAAAAAAGGGGCTTTATGCCGGTGTTATTGATACGGTCGGGGGACCATTGCTCGCGTCCGTCATTCGCTTCGTGCAATATGGTGGTGTTGTGACGACGTGTGGGAACGTCGGTGGGGCAGAGATGACGTTGACAGTTTATCCCTTCATCCTACGTGGTGTCCGCTTGATCGGAATCGATGCGGTGCAAACATCAATCGCTTATCGCGAAGAGCTATGGCAACGTTTAGCGGGTGACTGGAAGGTCGATCTTGCGTCAGAAGTCGATATCAAAACACTAAACGATTTATCTGAAATTGCAGAAGCCTTGCTGACTTCACGTCATCGTGGTCGAACTGTCATCGAAATTTAA
- a CDS encoding glycoside hydrolase family 55 protein produces the protein MLKLDHTHDPYQNAALIQEYVETSTNEQAVRQAEQLLHDSPFVAPRRNPHLSRTLRSMISPLFLTNRDKHILPLTPAFVTPRDEIRPSWFGRLNHEFERLISDVETVDVSNYGAIGDGQTDDTQAFIDALGDGHRQVHVPPGTYVVRGIRLPSYTILTGAGKGKTIIKMHDEAPKGRRLVTNQNYLLGNHHLLVEKMTLDWNIKRIGDAKKSSTWGNHSSCLTYAHVTYGWVFDVEAVNPGLHCFDISTPYYNYNGDGARANLSSSFIWFDGLTGYGFGDDGITTHHSDHLFISNCFMHDPSGRAHAEGFSNSNGIEVDDGSRDVWLFNNATSRCFGGLEIKAHATSSAASTVKIVGHLSIDDHRAFNFRHIGHHQATDPTSQTAYNIIATRLIAQTPKYTELYANSKPRALVVSAYRNVVIHDFTVLGDPYYDYQEQPMIGIQYKARNVTISQLKMSGFRQAKTDIQIFGGENGAEDVRLRDIRIEDSAKHGITIGPDITRVKLTNVALKGDGTVGLNAKSEPEMERFIATGFKVPIRAKSTQV, from the coding sequence ATGTTAAAACTCGATCACACGCATGATCCGTATCAAAATGCGGCGTTGATTCAGGAATACGTTGAAACGTCAACCAACGAACAAGCAGTTCGACAAGCGGAACAACTGCTACACGATAGTCCATTCGTCGCACCAAGACGCAATCCTCACCTCAGTCGAACGCTTCGTTCGATGATTTCGCCATTATTTTTGACGAATCGTGATAAACATATTCTACCGCTAACACCTGCTTTCGTGACACCACGCGATGAGATTCGACCGAGTTGGTTCGGTCGTCTCAATCATGAGTTCGAGCGTTTGATCAGCGATGTCGAAACCGTCGATGTCTCGAACTACGGTGCAATCGGTGATGGACAGACGGATGATACACAAGCGTTCATCGACGCACTCGGTGATGGACATCGACAAGTCCATGTCCCACCCGGTACGTACGTCGTTCGGGGGATTCGTTTGCCTAGTTACACGATTTTAACGGGAGCCGGTAAAGGGAAAACGATTATAAAGATGCACGATGAGGCACCAAAAGGACGACGTCTCGTGACGAATCAAAATTATCTTCTCGGTAATCATCATCTCCTCGTCGAGAAAATGACGCTCGATTGGAACATTAAACGCATCGGTGACGCGAAAAAAAGTAGCACATGGGGGAACCACTCCAGTTGTCTCACATATGCGCATGTCACCTATGGATGGGTCTTTGATGTCGAGGCCGTCAACCCGGGACTTCACTGTTTTGATATCTCGACACCGTATTACAATTACAACGGAGACGGAGCCCGCGCGAACTTAAGTAGTTCGTTCATCTGGTTCGATGGATTGACTGGTTACGGATTCGGAGATGACGGGATCACGACGCATCATAGCGATCACCTCTTCATCTCGAACTGTTTCATGCATGACCCAAGTGGACGTGCCCATGCAGAAGGCTTCTCCAATTCAAACGGAATCGAAGTCGATGATGGATCACGCGACGTCTGGTTGTTCAATAACGCAACAAGTCGTTGTTTCGGTGGACTTGAAATTAAGGCACATGCAACCTCTTCTGCTGCCTCAACCGTCAAAATCGTCGGACACCTATCGATTGATGATCATCGCGCCTTTAACTTCCGACATATCGGTCACCATCAAGCGACTGATCCGACGTCTCAGACGGCTTATAATATCATCGCAACGCGTTTGATCGCTCAGACCCCTAAATACACGGAACTCTATGCGAATTCAAAACCGCGTGCGCTCGTCGTTTCCGCTTACCGTAATGTCGTCATACATGATTTTACGGTGCTCGGTGATCCGTATTATGACTATCAAGAACAACCGATGATCGGGATTCAATATAAGGCACGGAACGTCACGATCAGTCAGTTGAAGATGAGCGGATTCCGACAAGCGAAAACGGACATCCAAATCTTTGGGGGAGAAAACGGGGCTGAAGACGTACGCCTTCGTGATATCCGCATTGAGGATTCCGCCAAACACGGGATTACGATCGGTCCAGACATCACGCGTGTCAAGCTAACGAACGTGGCATTAAAAGGAGACGGAACAGTTGGCTTAAACGCTAAATCGGAACCGGAAATGGAACGGTTCATCGCGACCGGATTCAAAGTACCGATTCGCGCCAAGTCGACACAAGTATGA
- a CDS encoding DUF1028 domain-containing protein, translated as MTYSIVGYCEKEQAWGVAVQSKFLAVGSAVPFAKAGVGAVATQSFANTTYGPEGLRMIEQGASADEVLRRLTEVDEGREDRQVGIIDANGKSATFTGEGCNDWAGGIAGKHFAAQGNILVDGNTVKEMARVFESTQGPLAERLLRALAAGQAAGGDSRGMQSAALLVVKEGGGYGGFNDRYIDLRVDDHPSPIEELERIYQLHTLYLQPSKPEEIKPIDDALESELMDKLLALGYRGDFEDAFRTYLHTENFEMREQADRAIDTRVLAYIRSQ; from the coding sequence GTGACATATTCAATCGTTGGGTATTGTGAAAAAGAACAAGCGTGGGGTGTTGCCGTACAGTCGAAGTTTTTAGCGGTCGGGAGTGCCGTACCATTTGCGAAGGCAGGAGTGGGTGCGGTAGCGACACAGTCGTTTGCAAACACGACGTATGGTCCTGAAGGATTGCGGATGATCGAACAAGGCGCTTCAGCGGACGAGGTGTTACGTCGATTGACGGAAGTAGATGAAGGACGAGAGGATCGCCAGGTCGGGATCATCGATGCGAATGGCAAGAGTGCAACATTCACGGGTGAGGGATGTAACGACTGGGCAGGTGGGATTGCCGGTAAACACTTTGCAGCACAAGGGAATATTCTTGTAGACGGCAATACGGTGAAAGAGATGGCACGCGTCTTTGAATCGACGCAAGGTCCGCTTGCAGAACGTTTGTTGCGTGCGTTAGCAGCTGGTCAAGCAGCAGGCGGGGACTCACGCGGAATGCAGTCAGCGGCACTTCTCGTCGTCAAGGAGGGTGGCGGATACGGTGGATTCAACGACCGCTATATTGATTTACGCGTTGACGATCACCCGAGTCCGATTGAAGAGCTCGAACGCATCTATCAACTGCATACACTGTATCTGCAACCGAGTAAGCCGGAAGAAATCAAGCCGATCGATGATGCCTTAGAGTCAGAGTTGATGGATAAATTATTAGCGCTTGGCTATCGCGGTGATTTCGAAGACGCGTTCCGGACATATCTGCATACGGAAAACTTCGAGATGCGCGAACAAGCGGATCGTGCGATTGATACACGTGTTCTCGCGTATATTCGATCCCAATGA
- a CDS encoding YfcC family protein, which produces MNERTNAPESKRSFFKMPHTYAIIMAILIISVILTYTLPAGQFDREKQDGQTVVIDGTYRAVESAPVNLFGLFEAIPQGMEAGAAIIFYIFLVGGVFGIIRQTGAIEAGINQLIRRFGQKGHIMIPMTMFVFSIAGATIGMAEETIIFVPIGIMLARALGYDAMTGAAIVSLGAAVGFAGGMLNPFTVGVAQSIAEVPLFSGLGYRTAVYIVFLAVTILYVMNYAGKVKHDPARSLVYDLEQRRSEEAATTISSFSKRHAFVLLVLIGGITLNVIGIFEWGWYLTELTASFLIIGMIAGIVTLGVNGTFESLIDGAKAVTFGALIVGFARAIVVILEEGRVIDTVIYGLSNAVGHLPTFFAVIGMYAVQLITNFFIPSGSGQAATTMPIMAPLSDLLGIERQVAVLAFQYGDGLTNMIFPTSAHLMAFLAIAGIPYEQWLRFVWKLFAIWIALACAALLLAVTLGIQ; this is translated from the coding sequence ATGAATGAACGAACGAATGCACCAGAGTCGAAGCGATCATTCTTCAAGATGCCTCATACATATGCCATCATCATGGCGATTCTCATCATCTCAGTCATCTTGACGTATACACTTCCAGCAGGGCAATTCGACCGTGAAAAACAAGACGGACAAACCGTCGTCATCGATGGCACATATCGCGCGGTAGAGTCTGCACCTGTCAATCTCTTTGGTTTATTTGAAGCAATCCCGCAAGGCATGGAAGCGGGTGCTGCGATCATCTTCTATATCTTTCTTGTTGGTGGTGTCTTCGGCATCATTCGTCAAACCGGCGCCATTGAAGCAGGAATCAATCAATTGATTCGCCGATTCGGTCAAAAAGGACACATCATGATTCCGATGACGATGTTCGTCTTTTCGATTGCCGGGGCGACGATTGGTATGGCAGAGGAAACAATCATCTTCGTGCCGATTGGGATCATGTTAGCGCGTGCCCTTGGATATGATGCGATGACAGGAGCCGCGATCGTCAGTCTAGGGGCGGCGGTTGGTTTTGCCGGCGGAATGTTGAATCCGTTTACGGTAGGTGTCGCTCAATCAATTGCGGAAGTACCGCTCTTTAGTGGTCTCGGTTATCGAACGGCTGTTTATATCGTATTTTTAGCGGTGACGATTCTTTATGTGATGAACTACGCAGGGAAAGTTAAACATGATCCGGCGCGCAGTCTTGTTTATGATCTCGAACAACGTCGTTCGGAAGAAGCAGCGACGACGATTTCAAGCTTTTCGAAACGTCATGCCTTTGTTTTACTGGTTTTAATCGGTGGCATTACGCTCAATGTGATCGGAATCTTTGAGTGGGGCTGGTATTTGACGGAATTAACCGCATCCTTCTTGATCATCGGGATGATTGCGGGAATCGTTACGCTTGGTGTGAACGGTACGTTCGAGAGTTTGATTGACGGCGCAAAAGCCGTGACGTTCGGTGCCTTGATTGTTGGATTTGCTCGAGCAATCGTCGTCATTCTCGAAGAAGGACGTGTTATCGATACGGTCATTTACGGCTTATCGAATGCCGTAGGACATTTACCGACGTTCTTTGCCGTCATCGGGATGTACGCCGTGCAATTGATTACAAACTTCTTTATTCCATCGGGGAGTGGACAAGCGGCGACGACGATGCCCATCATGGCACCATTGTCGGATTTACTCGGGATCGAGCGTCAAGTGGCTGTCTTAGCATTCCAATATGGAGATGGACTGACGAACATGATTTTCCCGACGAGTGCGCATTTGATGGCATTTCTCGCAATCGCAGGCATTCCGTATGAGCAATGGTTACGCTTCGTCTGGAAACTCTTCGCGATTTGGATTGCCTTGGCATGTGCTGCCTTATTACTTGCCGTAACGCTTGGTATTCAATGA
- a CDS encoding putative quinol monooxygenase, translating into MIAIEAKLEVQPAKREEFLAATKTLVEASRAEAGNIGYDLFQSTEDENVFMMIEKWEDQAAIEAHNTSAHFGQFVAFAQTALAKPLDVQSFQA; encoded by the coding sequence ATGATCGCCATCGAAGCAAAATTAGAAGTACAACCAGCAAAACGAGAAGAGTTTTTAGCAGCAACAAAAACGTTAGTAGAAGCATCACGTGCTGAAGCTGGAAACATTGGCTACGACTTGTTCCAAAGCACAGAAGACGAAAATGTCTTCATGATGATTGAAAAATGGGAAGACCAAGCTGCAATCGAAGCACACAACACGAGTGCTCATTTCGGACAATTCGTTGCGTTTGCACAAACAGCTCTTGCTAAACCATTAGACGTTCAATCGTTCCAAGCATAA
- a CDS encoding cupin domain-containing protein: MRVEVFYFEDDGHIPNNPTFPVLIYRHAFAEPSHIEQTFHAHDWRNSWVDGIFDFHHYHSIAHEVIGILEGHATVQLGGPLGKTFTLTSGDVLLLPAGTGHKALDTSRHFRVIGAYPDGQDYDTLTGQTSERPENLQRIRQVMRPTQDPVFGDHGPLFEHW; encoded by the coding sequence ATGCGCGTTGAGGTATTTTATTTTGAGGATGACGGGCACATTCCGAACAATCCGACATTCCCGGTGTTGATTTATCGGCACGCATTTGCAGAGCCATCACACATCGAACAGACCTTCCATGCACATGATTGGCGTAACAGCTGGGTGGATGGCATTTTTGACTTTCATCATTATCATAGTATCGCCCATGAAGTGATCGGGATTCTTGAAGGGCATGCAACTGTTCAGCTGGGTGGTCCGCTTGGTAAGACCTTCACTTTGACGAGTGGAGATGTTCTTCTACTCCCTGCCGGTACAGGACATAAAGCACTTGATACAAGTCGACACTTTCGAGTAATCGGTGCCTATCCGGACGGTCAAGATTATGACACGCTGACAGGTCAAACAAGTGAACGCCCGGAAAATCTTCAACGTATTCGTCAGGTGATGCGTCCAACTCAAGATCCTGTATTCGGTGATCACGGTCCCTTGTTTGAGCATTGGTGA